The Larus michahellis chromosome 18, bLarMic1.1, whole genome shotgun sequence genome contains the following window.
GTGAGGGAGCTGTACCTAAAACCTGACCCAGAGCAAAGCGGGGCCAGTTATCGCTGGCTCGTGCGTGTTCCTCCCCCCAGGTGCCACGGGCAGGCTGCTGTCTCCTCTGTCGTGTCCCCCTTGGCACCGAGCCAGGAATTACGCTTCCCtgggcgggggttgggggggggggatgtctgtAAATTTGGCCCCTGCTTTCTCAGTGCTCTCCTGCACAAACCTGCCTGTTGATTTCAATTCCAGCCAGGCCTTTCCCTGAATTAGCAGGGCCGTCACGGCTGCGTGGGGAGACGGAGGGCTCTGACTGTAATTTCAGTCTGGACCTGGTGCTTTGCCTGTTGCTGCTTGCAGGGGGGAAGTCCAGGTGCCTGGATGCTTTCCCAGCCGGCTTCCCAGCTGGGCTTGTCGGTGGGTGCTGGATTCCTGCCTGCCGCGAATCCATTAGCTGTGCTGGAAATGTGCCCTTCCCGCTGCCGGCTCTGCATCCCGGCAGGCGAACCGCGGTCTGGTGAGGACGCAGGACCAGTTACCAGCCTCTGTGGCACCTCCGGTCCATGCAGGAGTTGCTCCTGGGGGGCTGAGGGTGTTacagggtggtggaggaagcatTTGCTTCTCCTGGGAGATCTTTAGGGATGCAAAAGGGGAAGTTAGGAAGTGATGCTGCCAGGGGAGTCTCGGTGGCTGTGTCCCTCCTTGCCCACACCAGCCGGGAACTGGGCTCAGCACAGAGAGCCCTGGCTGGATGCCTCCATGGGGGCACTGCCAGATCGCGTCTGGGGGCTTGCAGCCCCCGTTGCCGTCGGAGTTTGCTGGCGAAGTCCACAGTCGGAGTCAAGGCTGGGGCTGCCGCGTACGTGAGCACTTCCAGGGTCATGCCGGGGCTCTGGGTTGGCGCATTGCCCTTCCGGGACCCAACCAGCTGGACCCCGCTCGCTCAGCAAGCGTAGGAGATGCTGATTATTTTCCGTAGCTCTGTCACTTCTTGCGAGATCCCTTCCGTGGCTTTGCTACTTGTATCGTCGCCAAGTTTTTGGCTTGTCTTCGCAGCGTGCCGGGCTCCTCTGCTCGATCTCACAGCCCGTGTGATCCCCTTTGCCATACTTTTATAAACATTGAAACCGGCGGTGCTGCCTCCAACCAGCAACCCCGTGTGCCTTGCTGAGCTGCGGCCCCACCGATCTCTGTCCTCGCAGATCCACGTGAAGCAGCAGGACCGCGTTGGTGGCCTCGCTGGGGATCTGCAAGTGGCCAAGATGAGTTTGATCGACCTGGCAGGCTCGGAGCGAGCTTCAGTCACCAACGCCAAGGGCGAGAGGCTCCGGGAGGGTGCCAACATCAACCGCTCGCTGCTGGCCCTCATCAACGTCATCAACGCGCTGGCTGATGCAAAGGTAACGCTGATCGCGTGGCCCTGCCGGGCTCTGGCTCTCCAGGGAGGGTGAATGCGGGGGGTGTCTTCCAGCGATGGTCTGGCCAGTGCGGTGAGGacggcagcctgggctgggctccGAGAGGTGCCGTGGGATGTGCGTGGCCGTTCCCTTGCGACACAGTATTCGGACCTGAGCGCTCAAGGGCCAAAAGCTTGAGCGGACTCTTGATCTCTTGGTACAGAGCAAGAAAACCCACATCCCCTACCGGGACAGCAAGCTCACGCGCTTGCTGAAGGACTCCATTGGTGGCAACTGCCGCACCATTATGATCGCCGCGGTGAGTCCCTGCATGCTGGCCTACGAGGACACCTACAACACCCTCAAGTATGCCAACCGGGCCAAGGACATCAAGCTCTCGGTGAGGACCTGGTGTTGTGACGATGATCTCCCGTGtgtttgggagctgctggggatgggTGGGAAGGAGCCTGGTGCCTGGTGGGGTATGTTAGTGGGTGCCTCCCTTCTCCAGCTTGAGTTTTCCAGCTCTGGGGGTGCTGCACTGGGCAGAAAGCGGTTGATGAAGCTGCAGACACTGTGTGCCTGGTCTTCTGCTAAAGCTCCTCAGCCCAGAGCCCAGAAAGGCTTGTGACCAAGACAGCGGGTCCCTGAGCACTGATTGTGTCCGCTGCAGCCACCCTggagcctggaggaggctgaggagctgTGTCAGGAGAGGGACACATGCTGCCCCAGTGCTTCCTTAACCTCTCCCTTGTCCCCGTCTCTGCAGCTGAAGAGCAACGTGCTCAGCTTTGACTGCCACGCTAATAAATATGCTGCGATCTGcgagcagctgaaagcagaggtgagatgctggcagggagggcagggtgcTGTCTTTAGCCGTGGTTTGCTTGGGACGCGGACCTCCGAGCTCCTGGGGGTTGCGAAACCATCTAAGCAAGAGATGATCCTTCCTCGCAGGTGGCAGATCTGCGGGCAAAGCTCCGGGCCTACGAGGACACTGCCCGGCAGGCAGAGAACCAGGCGCCACAGCCTGCCCTCAGCTCCAGCCCGGTGGAGCTGCCCAGGTGAGtctggtggggaggagggacagagctCGGTGTGACCTCCTGGTGTCCCCCGGGTCAAGGACCCTGCAGGGTTTTAGTGCTGGTTGGAGCCCGGGGCGTCCGTCAGAGAGCAGATGAGCTTCTCTGCTGGTGTGCACCACCATCTCGACTGTGGTCGGGTGTAGTTAGAACCTGGGGGACCACAGCGCGTGAGCACCGAGGGAAGCTGGGTTCCAAAGGCCAAATCTTCTGTTTGAGCCATCCCAAAACTTCTTACGCAAAATGACGGCTTCACCAGAGGATCTTCTCTGGCTCAGTGGcttcttctctgtcttctgtagGCTGGAGGAAGCTATCTCGAAGACATGCTTGGCCCTGGAGGATGAGATGGAGTGTaatggagagcagcaggagctggaagctggATGGCCTGTTCGTCTGCAGCTGGAATCGGTGGAGGAGGTGAGAGAAGGGACGGGCAGCGTGGGAGGGCTTGGCGTGATGAGCAGGGGACTCAAATACCCGCGTGGGGCACGCTGGgcgtgctgggagagggcaggagctCAGCCTGGGGTCCTGGCTCGGTACGTGCCAGCGAaaccctttcccttcccagctAACAGAGAGTTTGGGGACCAAACTCAGCTCAAATATGGGATAATCTCAAGCTTTTGGGTGGTTGCTCCAGGCTCCAGAGGAAAAGCCTCCCAGCAGCCCCGGAGCAACCCACCAGACAGACGATCAGCTGGACCCAAAGAAACCAAGCTGCCTTCTACAGGGGTTGTCCGGCAGCCAGACAGAGACGTGAGTGTTCTTGTGCTGTCCCTATGTGCCACTTCCCCTGGTTTGCCTACGGAGGACGGGTTGTCCACCCTCCTGTGTTGCATGTACCCATCCCACGGATGGTCTAGATGGACGTGCACCCCGGTCTTTGCAGATGACTGCCTGCCCTGTAAAATAAGGGGTTTGGCCCTTGAGGATCTAATCCCACAGGATAATCTGTCCTGGAAATGCCAGCAAGGAGGGTTTCCAGGCACAGCGACTGTGTGAGCCTTAAGTGCACGTCGTTAGTCCTGAAATTACCTCCGCAaagtctttcctcctgcctcagctcccccaggccctgccctggcagggctcCCGTGGCACCATCTGCGGATGTCTCTGCCCCGAGCGTCTTGGCGGAATGAACCTCTTTTAGAAAGGTCTCTGGAGGGAGGCTGGCCTCGACGCGTGCCTGGATCCCGGTCTGCCTCTAGCCGAGCTAACGAGTGTCTGAGGCCTGGCAAAAAGCCTGTGGATGCCGTTTGGTCCCTTGTAACCAACAGGCGAACGTGCAGGTCGGGTTGTCCAGCAAGAGATTTGCAGCTTGGGTATCTCGCAGCTTCAAAGCTTGTCTCTCTTCCCTGAAAACTCTGCTAATAGGCTCTGCCTCGCTCAAGGAGGTGTCTCCGAGGTGATGCCGGTGGTGCTGAGCCTCTGGTACTGGTGATACTGGCTCAAGCTCACCTACTAACCGGTTCTTGGGTCTGTCTCTGTCCCAGGCTTGTAGCCGCTATCCTGAGCGTTGCCCGAAAGCAATATTCCCTCCTGAAGGCTGCCAACCTCCTAACTCCTGACATGGTCTCGGAGTTCGAGGAACTGGAGCGCCTGGTCCATCAGGGGGCTGGCGTAAGCCTGGAACAAGCCACGTCTCCGAACAGACCCTCGGAGGTCGGCGGGGCCACCCCAGCCCAGGAGACGCAGCAGGGCTGTGACGGTGAGGGGTCTGCGTTAGGGACGGTGGGTGCCGTCCCCTCTCCTCTGTCTCGGGGTGCACTGGAGGAGCCGGTGGGGGTGGGAGCAGCTCCCAGCCGTGGGCACAGGGCAGAGAGATGAGTTTCTCCTGACGTGGTGCCCGGCGGGTTGTGCCGAGAGCGGCTCCGGCCTGGCTTTGTAGAGCGATTCAGGCCAGCCAGCATCTCCAGCAGCCCGGGGCACGGCAGGAGCCGCTGAGCAGCCCTTGTCTCCGGGGAGCTCAGCATGTTTGTGCAAGTCAGCTTAAACGTGAGTGATGTTTCTGCTCCAGGAGACCAAAGCAGCAGTTCTgatcttcattattttattttcttttttttttccatcttgtttaCTCCTCCATGGTACGTTTTGCCCAAGACCATCCGGCTGTAGCCTCCCAGCCGGTGGCCTGCAtcttcctcctcaccctcagTCCCAACGCACCAACCCCATGGCGACGCCGTGGGCTCTGAAGCCTGTTTTTCCAGGGACAGACCACGGGGCGCGCTCGCTCTGGGACCAGTCCGGTGCCTTTAGGGCTGGCGAGGCGCAGGAGTATTTGTGCTGGCTCTTTTCCTCTGGGTTTAACGCGGTTTGACGGAAACACCCGCTGGCAGGCGGCTGCTGTAGGGTTCGCTGAGCTGTgacggggggcggagggggatgCCCCGGGGTCTGCGGgtacctgggagctgcaggcagggaggtgactgtttctcctcctctctttcagcAGCGGCGTCTGTCGCCGTGGCCGGTGCCCCTGTGCCGAGCGCTGCCCTGCAATGCTTGCAGCAGCTCGCTCCGCTCTCCGGTCCCACGCCgacagctcccagccccgctaagaagaggaggaggtctgAGATGAGCGACGACAACGCTTCCCAACCGGCAACTCCCCGTGGCCTCAAAACACGGATAAAACGCCAGCGGAGAGGTGGGAAAGAAGCCGAGACTCCCCAGGCGACGCAGAGCCCAGGCAGCCCCTGTCTGAAAGCGGCAGCCCAGACGCCCCTCGTCTCCCCGGTGCCGTCGTGTTGCACCTCCAAAATCTGCCCGCCGACGGTCACCAAAAGCCGCGTGCCCCTGGCGATGTCGGCCGCCCAGAACTgctgcaccctgcctgctgcGCCCGTCCACGACCTGAACGTGACTTTCGAGATCTGCGACGTTGGTGATTCACCCGGCGCGGCCAAGCCGGTTGCCTTCAGCCTGTCCGAATTCCCCGTCTGGGACAACATCCAGAGCTTCCTGAACAAGCGGGACGGTCCCGTCGCGCCCAAGTAAGTGCTGCTCTGTATGGGTTACCCGCGTTTTTGGGGATCCCCTTCCGTGGCCTCGCCGTCCGGGCGGATCGCTGCAGCCCGGCTCAGAGGGGAGGCTGGGCCCGCAGACGGGCAGCCAGCGGGCCGAGCTCTCGTGTGAATCGCTTGCAAAGATAGATAAAAAGCATTCCAAGGAAACctagttctccttttccctttggaCACGGAGGAGCATCCTCCAGATGGCTTCTGGAGCCCGAGCGCTGGTGGGGAAGAAGGTGAGGCATCGCCTCCCCTCCCCGAGGGGTTGGAGCGAGGGTCGGGACTGCGCAGAGtcaggggggttttttgggtggttttttggggtttggttttttttttttgttattgctggTGCCTCAGAGAGGCTCTGGCTCTTACAGAGCTGCGTGGATGTGTGTGACCATCCGAATCCAGAGCTTGGCACTCCCTCGGTAACGCGGGACACCCTTAGGGTCTCCCTGTCTCCTCCTATAGCTCTAGGAAACGGTCCCTATGGAGGGtaactggggaaactgaggcacgggggaaTGGCCCTGCCTCGGGGAGCAGCAGTAGTTGGGTGGCTGCCACCACCTGCGCGGATCTCCTGAGGGTTTATCCCTGTCTGAATTATTTTCCCCCGCAAAACCAGGCAGGTTTCCTCTGGCTTCTGTTGCCTCCCAGCCCCGTGAGAGCGGGCGCTCGGGATCTGGCCCTGGCACTAACCCTCTTTTCCTGCAGAGCCTGCGTCCCGCTGCTTCCCGTGAAGAGTTCCTCCATCCCAAAGCCCTCCTCGGTTTCCAAAGTGTCCGCACAGAAGCGGAAGCGAGCGGAGAGGTGAGACGGCCGCCCGTGCCCCAGGGCGCTCctgtgcagcagctcctgcccctgctcccacTGGAGCTCCAGGCCCCGTCCCTCGCCTGTGGCATCTGGGGACAACGGGGGACCTCTGCCCTCAGCCTCGGCCTtcaaaatggcctttttttttttttttttcctcttccctagAACCACTTCCCGCTCCCTGGGTGAGCTCCGGAGCCgcgtcccccctgtccccagcagcagcaagagacctgCGCCGCCCTCCCGCATCCCGGGTGAGTCCTGCCTCGGGCCCCCCAGCGCCCTGGGGCCGTGCCAGCCCCCTTCCAGTTCAGGGCTGgagttggcggggggggggggggggggaggaaacaCCTGGAATTGGGCATTTGGTGCCCGTGGAAGATGGTGTTTGGGGTTTGCAGCTTCCTGGCTGAAGGGTGGAatgggggagggaggtggcagcgccccccatccctgccaggaGGGGACCTgggtttgctgctgcttcttaccCAGGAGCTGCCTcatctccttctctcctttttccagcCTCCGACCATCCTTCGGCCCCCCTCACCCGCAAAGGCAGCAAGAACGCCACCAAATCGCTCGCGGCCCCTCGCAGGgccccccctgctcccaccccccaACCCATGAAGCTCTTGTGCTGacggctccccccccccgccccccccgccacctccctccCACTGTTCAAACCCGGCTGCCaaacttctcccttttcttctcgcctcctttttcccccccgaatccttcctccacccccaagcccttcttcTACCCCTaaagcccccccccgccgccagctgCCCCCTCTCCTGGTTACGTTCCCCCATTGCGTgttacccccccacccccggcctcgGCGCAGCCCTGCGTATATTTTTGCGGCAGATGGATTATTGCTGTTCCCTCTCAGCCCCTCTCTAATCCGCGCCGGGGTGTCGAGTGCTAACAGATGGGTGATGCTAAGAAATAACACGCGCTTTTAATAAATCTTTTCGTTTCCAACCGAAGGGGCGAGGGGAGACGTGCGCCTCTTCCTCCTCGCCTCCCCCTCGCcccggggagaggggccggggttAACGGCTCCCCTCGGAAAGGGCCTGGAAAAGGCCTTTGCCCCTCGGGGCTGGGCTCCGGGGGGggcttcccctcttccccccccacccctgacgTCTCCCAGCAGTGGGGGGAGCCCCAGGGGGTGCCTTCTGCCCCCTTTACTGTGACCCAGGGcacaggccggggggggggcggtgggggctgcctgccctcctgctgctTTGCTTAAAGATGGGGCAGAGCGTTTCCCGGATCTTTCCCGCTGCTAAAAACCTGTCACTGCCCGCCCCCCGTCACCGTGTCCCccctccagctgcctgcaggcCCCCAGTCCTGGGGCAGAGAGTGGCCAGAGCCAGCGGGGGGGGGTCATACTGGTGGAACTGgggcagcacagagggacagctTCTTGCTGCCACATCTTTTAACCCCCCAGAAGCTCCttgtccccagccagccctgtccctgggccgggcagccccgaggtccccccccagtgccctgggACGGTGTCACCAGCGAGGACCAAGGGTTTTGCCTGCAGAAACGCCCGCTTTGGGCCACCTTCCTACCCCCTTGGTGACGCTGGGTGTCCCCATCCTGCCACAAAAGTGACGTCCCTTGGGACAGGCAGTGGGTGACAAGGGACTTCCATCCCCACAGCCTTGCTGCTGGGGGACGGTGACTGTCCCCTCGCACCCCTGTTTCCCCCCTTTCGTGCCACGCCAGGGCACATCTGGGCACTGGCACAGCTGGCCGCCGGCGCCAGCTGCCCTTGGGGGTGACAAAGTGtggcaggagcaggacagggaggGCAGAAGCGGCTGGGGACGCGCTGCCGTCCCATGGGGACCGGGGTCACCGCCTCCTGGCAGCGGCACATCTCGCCTTTGTCTTCTCAGAGGCTGGAAGCTTCTAATTAAAACTTCTCAGCCCTCTCCCAGTTCGTTTGTCTCATTAAGCggcgggtgggggggagaggggggggcagagccctgctccG
Protein-coding sequences here:
- the KIF18B gene encoding kinesin-like protein KIF18B, with the protein product MSLPQLPTVPMALGPPPEEGSVTVVVRVRPSAPCERERAAHPVLRIVDQQVLVFDPEEPGGASGGVLPTRGPKHQGKDLKFAFDRVFGEKATQEEVFQHTTHDVLDSVLNGYNCSVFAYGATGAGKTYTMLGSEKNPGIMYLTMVELYKRIEARKEEKSCEVLVSYQEVYNEQIHDLLEPKGPLAIREDPEKGVVVQGLSFHQPASAEQLLQMLANGNKNRTQHPTDANATSSRSHAIFQIHVKQQDRVGGLAGDLQVAKMSLIDLAGSERASVTNAKGERLREGANINRSLLALINVINALADAKSKKTHIPYRDSKLTRLLKDSIGGNCRTIMIAAVSPCMLAYEDTYNTLKYANRAKDIKLSLKSNVLSFDCHANKYAAICEQLKAEVADLRAKLRAYEDTARQAENQAPQPALSSSPVELPRLEEAISKTCLALEDEMECNGEQQELEAGWPVRLQLESVEEAPEEKPPSSPGATHQTDDQLDPKKPSCLLQGLSGSQTETLVAAILSVARKQYSLLKAANLLTPDMVSEFEELERLVHQGAGVSLEQATSPNRPSEVGGATPAQETQQGCDAAASVAVAGAPVPSAALQCLQQLAPLSGPTPTAPSPAKKRRRSEMSDDNASQPATPRGLKTRIKRQRRGGKEAETPQATQSPGSPCLKAAAQTPLVSPVPSCCTSKICPPTVTKSRVPLAMSAAQNCCTLPAAPVHDLNVTFEICDVGDSPGAAKPVAFSLSEFPVWDNIQSFLNKRDGPVAPKACVPLLPVKSSSIPKPSSVSKVSAQKRKRAERTTSRSLGELRSRVPPVPSSSKRPAPPSRIPASDHPSAPLTRKGSKNATKSLAAPRRAPPAPTPQPMKLLC